In the genome of Aptenodytes patagonicus chromosome 18, bAptPat1.pri.cur, whole genome shotgun sequence, one region contains:
- the C8G gene encoding complement component C8 gamma chain yields the protein MVAPGTLLLLGPLLAALPGLGQGQGQGQGRQRRPPPTQSPLEKVAAQEELSLPQLAGKWFLVGMASHCSYLAEHSHQLEATAVTVTVLDGQSLAISTFRKLDGMCWEIRQRYLPAQAHGRFLLKGRGYGSKVDVVVGETDHSSYAILYYQKGRSISVKLYGRTIRVSDAVVDKFEQRVSAVGLSEDMTYYFPTYGFCDSADEFHILDETKP from the exons ATGGTGGCCCCGGGCACGCTCCTGCTCCTCGGCCCGCTCCTCGCGGCcctgccggggctggggcaggggcaggggcaggggcaggggcggcagcggcggccgccccctACCCAGAGCCCGTTGGAGAAGGTGGCGGCTCAGGAGGAGCTCAGCCTCCCCCAG CTCGCAGGGAAGTGGTTCCTGGTTGGCATGGCCTCCCACTGCAGCTACCTGGCGGAGCACAGCCACCAGCTGGAGGCCACGGCGGTGACGGTGACCGTCCTGGATGGGCAGAGCCTGGCCATTAGCACCTTCAGGAAGCT GGACGGGATGTGCTGGGAAATCAGGCAGCGCTacctccctgcccaggcccaCGGACGCTTCCTCCTGAAGG GCCGTGGGTATGGCAGCAAGGTGGACGTGGTGGTGGGCGAGACGGACCACAGCAGCTACGCCATCCTCTATTACCAGAAGGGACGGAGCATCTCCGTCAAGCTCTACG GACGGACCATCCGGGTCAGCGATGCTGTCGTGGACAAGTTTGAGCAGCGTGTCTCGGCTGTGGGCCTGAGCGAAGACATGACCTACTACTTCCCCACATACG GGTTTTGTGACTCCGCAGATGAGTTTCACATCCTCGACG aaacGAAGCCGTAG
- the FBXW5 gene encoding F-box/WD repeat-containing protein 5: MDAGGGPLLPDSVLYEIFLYLDHVDVLSVGLVCQQWHAVARDEFLWKELFYRYYRISREVPRHPAAVSWYDEFQRLYDTIPCVEVQALREHNDQVLHLSFSHSGCLFASCSKDCTVKIWSNELDISLQHSSNMRPYNWSYTQFSQFNSDDSLLLVSGVFVGPHNSSSGEIAVISMENFTLLSRVRNKPYDVFGCWLNETNLISGNLHRIGRITSCSVLWLNNAFQGIESENVNVVKRLFKIQNLNASTIRTVMVADCSRYDSPDLLLDYEEQLAASSTSTCPVFDLGSDSEEEEAKPKQTPEPAVQELPDDGGVTAEDGLQQFFDDIMEGRVRPAMTETELETKVAELFVRNRTKPPELNLLSTDSNSKTKYLIFTTGCLTYSPHQIGIKRILPHQMTTAGPVLGEERRSDEFFDSLDHVIDIHGHIIGMGLSPDHRYLYVNSRAWPRDCVISDPMQPPPIAEEIDLHVFDLKTMKEVKRALRAHRAYTPNEECFFIFLDVSRDFVASGAEDRHGYIWDRHYNICLAKLQHDNVVNSVAFSPVEQELLLTASDDTTIKVWRSPRAVRIQQARKPRPRKLLFSWLMNQKS, translated from the exons ATGGACGCGGGCGGCGGCCCCCTCCTCCCCGACAGCGTCCTCTACGAGATCTTCCTCTACCTGGACCACGTAGACGTGCTCTCGGTGGGGCTGGTCTGCCAGCAGTGGCACGCCGTGGCCCGCGACGAGTTCCTCTGGAAGGAGCTCTTCTACCGCTACTACCGCATCTCCCGGGAGGTGCCCCGGCACCCAG CTGCCGTCTCCTGGTACGACGAGTTCCAGAGGCTCTACGACACCATCCCTTGCGTGGAAGTGCAGGCCCTGAGGGAGCACAATGACCAGGTTTTGCACCTCAGCTTCTCCCACTCTGGCTGTTTGTTTGCATCATGCTCCAAAGACTGTACCGTCAAG ATCTGGAGCAATGAGTTGGAcatctccctgcagcacagctccaaCATGAGACCGTACAACTGGAGCTACACACAGTTCTCCCAGTTTAACTCCGATGACTCCCTCCTTCTGGTGTCAGGTGTCTTTGTGGGGCCTCACAACTCCTCGTCAGGAGAGATTGCCGTCATCAGCATGG AGAACTTCACGCTGCTTTCCAGGGTGAGGAATAAACCCTATGATGTGTTTGGCTGCTGGCTGAATGAAACCAACTTGATATCTGGCAATCTGCATCGGATTGGGCGTATAACCTCCTGTTCCGTGCTGTGGCTGAACAACGCTTTCCAG GGCATAGAGTCCGAGAATGTGAATGTAGTGAAGAGACTGTTCAAAATCCAGAACCTGAATGCCAGCACTATCCGGACCGTGATGGTGGCTGACTGCAGCCGGTATGATTCCCCAGACCTGCTCCTGGACTATGAGGAGCAGCtagctgcttcctccacctccacctgCCCGGTCTTTGATCTTGGCAGCGACAGCGAGGAAGAGGAGGCCAAGCCCAAGCAGACTCCGGAGCCAGCAGTACAGGAATTGCCAGATGACGGGGGTGTGACAGCAGAGGACGGGCTGCAGCAGTTCTTTGATGATATCATGGAGGGCCGTGTGAGGCCTGCCATGACAGAGACAGAGTTGGAGACGAAGGTGGCTGAGCTGTTCGTACGCAACAGAACTAAACCGCCTGAGCTGAACCTGCTCTCCACGGACAGCAACAGCAAGACAAAATACTTAATCTTCACCACAGGATGCCTCACCTACTCCCCGCACCAGATAG GGATTAAAAGGATCCTGCCCCATCAGATGACGACTGCCGGGCCGGTGCTTGGGGAGGAGAGGCGCTCGGATGAGTTCTTTGACTCACTGGATCACGTCATTGACATCCATGGACACATCATCGGCATGGGCCTCTCCCCTGACCACAG GTACCTGTACGTGAACAGCCGTGCCTGGCCTCGGGACTGTGTCATCTCCGACCCGATGCAGCCACCCCCCATCGCCGAGGAGATCGATCTGCACGTGTTCGACCTGAAGACAATGAAGGAGGTGAAAAGAGCCCTCCGCGCGCATCGGGCCTACACACCGAACGAGGAGTGCTTCTTCATCTTCCTGGATGTCAGCAGGGACTTCGTAGCAAG TGGGGCAGAGGATCGCCATGGCTACATCTGGGACCGGCACTATAACATCTGCTTGGCCAAACTGCAGCACGACAACGTGGTCAACTCGGTGGCGTTCAGCCCGgtggagcaggagctgctcctgACAGCCAGCGACGACACCACCATCAAGGTGTGGCGCTCCCCTCGCGCGGTGCGCATCCAGCAGGCCAGGAAGCCCAGGCCCAGGAAACTGCTCTTCTCCTGGCTCATGAACCAGAAAAGCTGA